In Fodinibius saliphilus, a genomic segment contains:
- a CDS encoding secondary thiamine-phosphate synthase enzyme YjbQ — translation MEIISKQLVIDAEGFSDIKNITREVERFVAESDFSEGLIHIFPIGSTASISTIEFEAALVQDMQDKLEEFAPHDQKTRHGETWGDDNGFSHMRATMMGPGITVPLHNGEPVLGTWQQIVIINHDNRARERSIFLQLIGD, via the coding sequence ATGGAGATCATTAGCAAACAGCTAGTCATTGATGCAGAAGGGTTTTCAGATATTAAAAATATTACCAGAGAGGTTGAGCGGTTTGTTGCCGAAAGTGATTTTTCAGAAGGATTGATACACATTTTTCCAATCGGTTCAACCGCATCAATTTCGACTATTGAGTTTGAAGCTGCGTTGGTGCAGGATATGCAGGATAAACTTGAAGAGTTTGCGCCTCACGATCAGAAAACTCGACATGGGGAAACATGGGGAGATGATAATGGGTTTTCCCATATGCGAGCTACTATGATGGGACCCGGTATTACGGTGCCGCTTCATAATGGGGAACCGGTACTGGGCACTTGGCAGCAAATAGTTATCATTAATCATGATAACAGGGCTCGTGAACGCTCTATTTTCTTGCAGTTAATAGGTGATTAG